Genomic window (Phragmites australis chromosome 5, lpPhrAust1.1, whole genome shotgun sequence):
CTAGGGGGCGTGGCCatatccggtttccctccaacatGTGGCAGTGCTCCATGatgaatgcctcattttcttgcGTGGATGTTCCGTCACATTAttaacccaaacccctttcggcgCATGACAGTGTCAcaggcacaagaccctaaacgatcCCCGTATTATCCAGTCAGAATGTGGCAGTGGCACATCTTGTCCCGCCAAGTGAACgcgtgggattctccaaacccacacgaaacctctactctagcgacttcaAATGACAGAGAATttccatcaggcatccttgatactataccaggctggggttgatttttcctctacatcctctcccctctccgaaacatcggggcccgagaatggggggggggggtactgttggggggaaaataaaccagcctgaggataatggttaaaGATCACCATCTAGGTtcctctggagccttgatctccgaaccctctgttaaaagctcgatctccaatgtcatcagatcctttcatggtaccccttcatacctacgaagccttccttTGGTTCCGCCGGCtcgacctcccaaagcctcccaaaacacgacctccggaagccttggtcctccgaagcttcggcctcccgaagccccggccctccggggtcccgcttcccaaagccttcacctcccgatTCTatacctcccgaggcccccgcctcgtgCTGATCAGgtcgccttcccgaaggcaacGGGGTGAGTTAACCGGCCTTAGGAAAGATGTgctggaaggggagcaccggtggtttgcctgcaaggaagtgactggcattaaaagtctaggctaatggacgccactctgacaccccggtgTGATGAagactatcctgacacccctgacagtgcggtgtCGGGCAGCAATCGGCGactggctcgcccccttcagggggtaggcaccacgataattaccacagtggatatttatctccccgataggatagaaggtagttatccgggataagacctggtaatttggtcagatcccggatatttgtacattatgataacttgtacgccaagctacgcatggccctataaataagtgatacatttttctatcatcaatatattcgttgtgttccttcctctcaaacttcttctccaagcttgagtctcctccttagaagaaactctcgccgatttgctggggcaagacgaactttTGCTCCAACATACAGTAATTGTATCAAATAGGGAAATTATCCCCTATTCAGAAAGGGATTCCTTGGTATTGGAGAGTTCAACAGTTTGGAAACAATGCGCCCGGAGAAGTCTTGGTAGGATGCAGCTGAGTTCCCCCAAATATAAAACTAGGGGAGGGGCATGTCCAAGTCAAGACACGTCAATTAAAGCCTTTCTACAAGCACCAAAGCAACTCATGCCTTCAGATATATGCAGTCGCGAACCTCCAACGCAAGTCTAGTTGGGTATAACATCTACACCCATTGAACATGAACACAACAGTGGTGGAGAGTACTTCTGCCTCATTATCAACGTAAAAATCATCAACCTCATCACCACCATTTGATCCACCATGTGGACTTTGAGGCATAACACCCAATGAGGCACAAAAATGGTCATCATCGGTGTTTCTATGGTCTTCAAACATTACCATACACTCTTCCTCATTTTTAAGTGCCTTCCGTTTGAACTTTCCATATTTTGGAATATCTTgtcaacatgaatgcatataTTAGACATTTCAATGTTGCTTAAAGCACGATAAGAACAAAGAAATTGTAAACTTACTTTTCTAGCCTTCTCTCACCAATCATCACTCATTTTTAATGTCTCCTTCTCATCCCAACCTATTCTAGTTTGCTTATATAGTTTCTTCCAACAAGGATGCTCTGCCTTCAATTTAGCTCATTTATTCTTAAATTGACCTCTTTGGTACAAAACTTCGCAATCATATTTTTGTACCCTACATTGTTCAAATGGGTACTCGAATGATATTCACACTTCACTTGTTTTGCGAACAACTTATAAACAATACTAGTATTCTCCTTGGGCCAATTGGCAATGTCAGCAATCTACATTTCACAATTCAAAGCAAAATTTTaagctaataatttttttaactggTCGGGCcatatctctactacttaaaaagcatGTAGAGCATCCAAGTTCCGCTCCCCCATGTTTCACTCCCATTTTTCCATCCCTCTCTCTCATCCGCCCGCGTTGATAGTGGGCCCATACCAGTCCGCTTGcatccccttcccctccccaAATCTCCCCTCCATCGGCCCTACTCACTGCGCCCACCCATGTCGCTTGCATGCCTGGTAGCCTCATCCGCTACCACCACTAGCTCCATCATGCACCATCGAAGCCTCACCTTCTAGCGTCGTCATCACTGCCACCTCCTCGACGCACCTCGATGACTAGAAGCCGCCACCAACACATCCTTCTTCTGCACAACCTGCAACCCAAGCTCATCCGTCGCCTCCACACCGACCCACCTCTCTGGTCACCCTCCGACCAACCTGACTGCACCATGAGCTCCCCCACACCGAGGTGAAGCTCGTCGGCCCCTTCCCCCCTCCCTATCTCCCTCCGAATCACGCCGCCATCGTGAGCCCCGAGCACCGCTGCCACCATTGCCATTGATGAGCCGCCTCGCCGGCGTGCATGTCACTGTTGACCCCTCAAATGGGTTTGCCTCATCGCATTGGTCCTCTTGGTACCAAACTTTTGGCCAACCCTCACGCCGTTCATCGCCGGTGGTCGGTCAAAATCGGGTAGAGCCAATCCCCTCCCCCTCTACTGTAGCTTGGCCGAAGTCAAGCATTTTGACCCGGTCAAGGGGGCATAGGACCCacaaaatagagagagagagagtatgtAGATCTGAGTAGGAAAAGTATTTATGGTTAATTAGATTTTTAGAATAATGGAGAATTGATGAAATGAATATCTTTTGTACTGTTTAAACAGCTGAAAATGgcaaaatgcatagaaaaataattagagcttAGGAAAATGTGAAATAATTAGAGCTCATTCTTTTTGTGTTTGTATTGATGTATTCTACATGTGAGAAATACATGCAAACATGAAAAATGTATTGAAATTCCTTTATTCAATTAATTGTGATGTAAGTTGTTAGTTCCATAATTAATTAAGGAAAGAATCCAAAAATGATGAAATCTACTTTGTTAGACTTGTTTTATCATGCTATATACCGGAAAAATGAAATAAAGTCTTGAAACCCTGCGCATCACTTGAGGAAGGCAGCCAACGGAGCGGTATGTGCTGCCAGCGTTGGTGCATAAGATAGCATTTAACTCCTGAAGCTTTTTAGATCTGTTGTAATGCACGGATATTTAACTAgtactataaaaaaattataagctgTAACATAAATGTGAAAAAGGCGCGTTCGCATTGGAGCATGGCAATAACAACCTACACTGACAAGCATTCATTCTGCAAACAAATTCTAACACATAGGTTTGATACAATACAAGGAACTACTGTCAGTTTCTTACAGTGGAACTGGATGTAACATCCTACAGTCTGTAGGAGCAGGAGACCATCAATCACCTGCtgctttcttatgttttatcaGTCGGATTTGTTTCAAGTTCTGAAGTGGGTTGGTCTTCATTCCCGCATGCAGAAACAATAGTATGGGGAGTTGGTGGACCCATGCTACTACAAGAAGTACAACGCCTAAAGCCGTCCAAATTAGAAACGTCAGAGCCTTGCTCATTCTATTCGGAAGCCTAATGCTGTAGTGTGTTCAATACACTACTAAAAATACTCTATCGCTGCTGACTTTAAAGTAGACATCACTATTGATTTTAGAGCCAGCACAGATACCGACAGTGAAggaattatcactgccgactgaaagCTTCAGCCGGCAGGGATGCAGTCTGCCACCAATTGATTTTTTGGccaaaaaaactaaataaaataaataaattttgcaCCCAAAGAACCCTACGCCCACGccatcgcaagtcacaagtcacgcgattaTTCGAGCGAAATACGCACATgtgcggttcgtggcactcAAACTTGAGACCTCTTAGCTCGCGCAAAGCATCCTTACCATCCCAACACAGAAGTACTTATGATAACAGTAGCATATGCAAttcttttgatctcttctgtctgaaacttcaaacgattatttagatatctaaatgatttaaaatgaaaaagttttcaactacaaagttgtaaatctcgtcgagggctacaattttcatataatttttgtccccatctgacttcgtatggaaaaattatgaatttttaaagataaactgtcatctattatcactgtcggctcgtgtTACGAGCCAGCaatgatggggcatcactgccggctcataacatgagccgacagtgatacacGACTAGACACTATTCACCTAACTAGTCACTGCTCACATGTTATCATTTCTGGTGCTTcttatgagccgacagtgatgcccatTATCATTACCGGCTCatacgagccggcagtgattcttgacgaactatcactgctgatttaaagctagaatcgacagtgattcttgaagcatcactgccggctcaagtcatcagccgacagtgatgcccttcatcactgccggcccattagcaatcggcagtgatgggctGTCATGTAAGCCTGATTTTGCAGTAGTGATAATTCATACCTCTGTAGTAGCTTGGTGTGAGTGGTGGGGTAGTCAGGATGGTAGAGTGACAGCGCAGTCCAGTGGCCGGCCGGTCTCCTCGTAGCTAAGCGAGAGGTGGGGTAGTTAGGATGGAAGAGCGGTGACTAGATCTGCAAAGTGCTCCTATAGCTGCACACGAGACGCCTGGATCCAGTGGAGGGCCGGCGAGCGGCGGTGCAGTCCGACAGCCGCAAACCCTAGAACGCCCCCTGCGGGGTATCGACCAATGGTATGGTAGGTAAATAGAGCAAATGgcacgttttttttttcacgaacgAGAGCCACACCCTCAGCTTTAGAGGGCCGGGGGCGCCTTGGGGAGTGAATGATGCCCACCAGAGTAGAAACGCGCAACGAAGGGGCAGCGCCCCTGCATGCAACACCAGGGTTCAACCCAAAGCAGCAGGCAAGGCTCTACCGAGCCTTACCGCTGGGCTACGAGCCCGTTTGCAAATGGCATGTTGATAAATAGAGCAGAAGTACATGGAAAAGTTCAAGAGGGTGAGAATGACTACCAAACACATTTTCTTCCGATTCTCTTACCCAGATCAAAATCGATAAACGGCCAGACCCGTTTCCCAGCCGAATCACCTGCACATTTGGTACCGATCCAACCGATTCGGCTGAGAGTCAGAACAGATCCAGCCATCCAAACATCCCATAAGGGATGAGGCTCATCTAAACGTAACGCCAAAGGATAGTTTTTTGCTCACATACAGGTCTAGATGTGAGAGATCTATATGTTAGCGACCGTGTCCTCTGACGAGTGACAGCAGTATCTTTCAGGACTAGGCTAGTTTAATCATCGTTCCCCTGTAGTCTGCTTCGTTCCAAAGGTCGTGGGTCAAGAAAAGATCGACGGCTATGGGTGAAACTTCCCCTGGTCGATCGTGCGTGCGCGCGTGCGTGTTGCGAGCTGCGTGACGCCACCTTCCACTGGTTAATTAGTAATTAACGGTGGTGGAGCAGTGCCTTTCGGGATTAGCTTAGGCTAGTTAATCGTCATTCCGCGACTGACATCATTAGATTCGGCGAAATCCTAGTCTAGTAATTAACAATTCCCCTGTAGTGTGCTTTCATTCCAAAGGACGTGAGATCAGCAAAGATTTACGGCGATGGTTGATTCCCTGCGATCGGCGATAGTGTTATTCCACCGCGCGCACCTCTGCGTTAACTTATCTGAATTAAGATATTACTCCCTCTGTACAAATGTAAgatgtattttgttttaaagacatcatcaaaagtaaattttgaCTGTTAATTTCTCATATAATGTATTATCCAttgctacaaaatcaatattatattaaaagtattttgaagttaaatatatatataatttgactaactACCGAGCAAAacttataaaatataattttttgaaagaaGATATGTCTTATATTTTTGAACGGGGCAAGTATAACCAAAACCCACTCCCGCGTGCTCGAGtctggtctctctctctccggatTAATTAACTTGGCCATCATCATGATTATGTTAGCTCGTAGCTAGTAGTGATTAAGATGTTAACCGTTTCGTACGTAGTAGCACGATTTTGTATTAACTAGATAGAATAGTTTAGAAAAGAGATAGAATGAGGACGAACTGATCAGTATCTTATGTTTCTAAATGACACTTCCTTTGGACCAAAACTAAGTAGTGTAGTAATGCATCCGTACGTATTTAGGTACGTAGATTTTGTTTGTACAACTACTACTCTAACTACCATGCTTGCATGTGGCGGCGGCAATACACTCTTGCATGTGCTTGCTTAAAAAAGAAACTGTTCGTCGCGACCCGAATGGACATCGCATAGGAGCTAGCAGATGAAGTTGGGCAACGTCGAACAGCCATTGAATTCTTGTCTAGTTCTAGTATTGGTAGGTATGTAGATCAGTAGATGATTTATTTTATACGTTGTTAGACTGCCTCTTCGGTTTTTATGTGCCTAGCCTTCTCTTGATGCACACTCAACATTTTGAGTTCACATTAATATTGTGTTTATATTAGTCATGTGTTCCTGTTAGCTATGTAGGCTATATATATAACTCCGTATGGTTTGAATATACACAGTAATTTTCTAACCAATTACGTCTATCGTGGTAGATGATTTCATAGGTCCTTCGACCTTCCACTTTCGCTAATCCCGCTTGTCTGCATGCCGCCGTCACCTTGGCTGAAGCAGGCGCCGACTCCCTCGCCCGCAAGTGCGCGGCTGCCACTACCCGAGAATGCGATGGAACCCTCTCCCATGAGTGCGAGGCCACCGTGACCCATGAGTGCAACACCATAGTCATCACCGCGCAAGTGCAATAGAGCATCCTCGCCCTTCATCAAGCTGAGGCCATCACCGTCGCCTCTCTCCACACCCAAGATTTGGCTGTGCAAAACATCAAGGCTCTCATTCTGGTTGTCCTTGGCCTCACTACAGGCAACTACACCAAGTGATGTGGCCTTCTCCTCGTCACCCTTGAGAAATACTCCCTTATGGCTCATGATGACACCCATCCCACTATCGCCGATTGGCATCAGATGGATTCTGTCGTTCTCTCATGGCTCTACGGCACAATCTCTGCGGAGCTCCTTGAGATCACGGTAGCACCTAGCACTACTGCCCGCATCATTTGGTGCGGGCTTGAGTAGCAATTCATCGGTAACCAAGAAACCAGTGCGTTGTATCTCGATGCCAGATTTCATAACTTCGTCCAGGGCAATCTCAACATCACCAACTACTGATGTAAGTTGAAGAGCACGGCGGATGCTCTCAGCAATTTGGGTGAACCTATACCCAATCGCACCCTTGTTCTATCTGTTCTACGTGGGCTGAATGAAAAGTTCACATACATGGTGGCCCTCCTCAAACACCAACAATCGTTTCCAACATTCACCAAGGCTCGTTCTGACCTTCTCATTGAAGAGCTAACGATGAAGTCGTACCTTTCCGAGCCCTCCACCACCTTCACCGCCACCACTCCCTTCGGCAGTCGAGCACCAGGAGCGAACTCCGTGATGAGGCCTCGCACTGTCCTAGGTCCCATGTCCTCATCCTATGGCTACTCCACAGGCCACACAACAGGCCCCTCCTCCGGTGGATCCAATGGTTCGGGTCACTGCTGTAATCGTGGCAACAATAGTGGCAATGACAACACTATTACAGAACATGCTATCAATAGTGGTTCAAAATCGCTATTATTGGTGGGTTCTGAATCACCAATGATTACTCGGAAACTAACATAGAAACTaaccatcactgctggtttgagCCACGAATAGGTAGTGATGGGTGGACCGGGAGCCAAAAAAAAGATCCGAGCTAGATTGAAATTGAGCCGTCTCGGCTACCGGTACCATCACTAGCCGCCGCTGGCGTGCTCCGCCTCCTCCACATGCCGCTTGCCTCCTTCTCACACCCGCTACTTGGGCACACCTGCCACGTGAGCTTCATCGCCACCGCGCTCGTGCGCAGTCACTGAAGCTCCATTGCACACCCGCCGTTGCGCTTGCCCTTAGCTGTCAGTCGCTTTCCTGGAGCCGCTCGACCCTCACGCTCCCCCACTACCACACAAGCTCTGCTGCATGCCCACCGTTGCGCTCACCTAGATCCGCTCGTCGGTCACTACGCAAGCTCCGCAGCACGCCCGCAtacatgagagagagaagaagtgtGCGCGCAggcatgggagagagagagagagagagagagagagagaggaggaagggatAGGgtatggagagagagagataaggatAGATAGTAAGATTCTGCAAAGGAAGGAGGTGACCGAGCAAGGAAAAAATATCAGCGTGTGGATAAGTGGATGTTGGCCGACGAGCGGACGTGAGCCAAAGACCGATTGAACTAAAATTTTGGGTTCACATCATCAGTGCTAGTTCATGGCTAGAACTACCACTGATAGAGAGGATCAATAGCATTTTGAGCCACGAACTGCCACTGATGATGCGGACCCAAAATTTTAGTTCAATCAGCCTTTGTCTCACCGATATCAGTGgtggttctagccacgaaccgccACTTATACCCACTATTAGTACTGGTTTGTAACACGAATCAACATTGATAGTCAGTATTAATTTTGGTTCTTAGTGACTCTATTATGGTTCAGGAGCAAGAGTTtaagaaccagtagtgatacatttgcactgccggttcttgcacaaccggcagtgatgagtcGCTATTTATAgcggttctgtagtagtgctagaACTCCTCCAGCAGCGGTAACACCGGGTGGCCCTCCTTCTACAACCCATGGACATGCACAATCTAGATGTGGCCGGGTCCCAGTGGCCAGCAGCCCCATCCATGGATGTCGAGCTTGCCGCAACAACCTATCCTCGGTGGTGTGCCATCGCAATAGAGGTGTTCCTGGTCGCACCCCCACCCGTGTTGTACCTGCCCTGGCAACATGGCTAGATGCCACCATAGGCCTCAGTTCGTCCTTCCTGGCCTCCGATGTCTGGCCTTGGCTCGTGGAGTCAACGTCACTGGCCAACTCATTCAACACAATGACTCTTGCTCCTCCAACCATGACAAACATGTATATGTACTCCGGTGTGACCTCGAACATGACATTAGACCCCGGTAAGCTTTCCCTATCCCATTCCCTTCGGTCATATACTCCTTCATCTATAGTTGTCAGTAATGGCACTACCAGAGAAATTATTTGTATAGACAACTCAAAAACCCAGTGCAAGATGCCTTTTCGAATCGTCTGTGGAAAAGTGTccatacaaattagatttttaCAGACATTATTTGAATATCTGTACAAATaattaatacagacggttctaaactggaaccatctgtactaataatTTATATAGACTGTTCGATTgattttgaaccgtctgtacaaatgattaGTACAGATAGTTCAAATTTATAATCGTCTGtactaagataaaaaaaatactaaaaaaataattgTGACCCATACTTTGATAACTGACTGAACACTATACATACACGAACTACAGAGATAAAagacaaaatatataaaaccaCACTAGCTTTTTTACAGCTCAGTATGATTCTTTAATATTGCCAAAGTCAGATAAACATGCTAATATTGTGCTCAGAAGGTAAAGAAAGCTAGTATGGGACAAGAAAACAATAGGAAAGAAATAATGCAGAACATTAGCTAAAATATTATATATGCCTGAAGCAATGTGGGCTCAAAACCTATAACACAACATACACAAACAGTTATTATATTATCATGTTCGCTAGTTACTGAGCCAGTACACTTACCGTACGTGCTTCTTGCGGCCGGATTATGCTGTCTCATAATTAAGTAAAAGTCCATAAACAAAAATGATACAAGTATTCTCTCGCACACCAACAAATGAGTCTATTGTTCTATTAGCAGGACCGACCAATTCTAGTGCCTAAGGAATGGAACAGGAAAGTAATATTTAGTCTTGTATGACACTGCTGCATAGACTTGGCACATCGATTGCATTGATCTGCTCTCTGTCAGCTGAGGTCATCACATGCAAAAGAACATTAATAGACTTGATTTATAATACTATAATAACAAGATCTACAGTTTTCATCTTTGTTAGAGTGATGAAAATGGGAGAGAATCACCGCACCTTCCATTGCACTGAGTGGAGGTTAATATACAATAACCGGAGCCCTCCCACTGAGAGCCGATCCTACAAACCAGGCGACGTGGGAGAGCAGTCGGGTCAGCGACGGTTACAACGGATAGGAATGAACTCTGAAGAAGCTATCCTATGCTAAGTCGCTAACACCCCCCCTCAGGCTGAGCATGGTCTCGTCGAATGCACAGACTGTCTCTGAATTCTTGAAACAACTGTGTGGGCAAGCCCTTGGTCATAACATCGGCAATTTGGTGTTGAGTCGGTATTTGCAGCACTCTGAACTGGCCAAGGGCGACTTTCTCCCTGACAAAGTGAATGTCCAGCTCTACGTGCTTGGTCCGGCGATGGTGAACTGGGTTCTCAGAGAGGTAGACCGCCGAGAAATTATCGCAGTAGATCACCGTGGCCTTGTCGATGTTGACGTGAAGCTCGCGTAGGAGATTGCGCAGCCAGCAGCACTCAGCAGCCGCGTTGGCCACCGCCCGGTACTCGGCCTCGGCGCTGGAACGCGACACCGTTGGCTACCGCTTAGACGACCAGGAGATGAGGGAGTCGCCGAGGAAGACACAGTATCCCGAAGTCGACCGTCGCGTGTCGGGGCAGCCTGCCCAATCGGCGTCGGAGTAAGCTTTGAGGTCGGTGGAGGGCGATGCCGATATGACAATGCCGCAGTCGATCGTGCCACggaggtaccggagaatcctcTTGACGAGGTTCCAATGCGCAGCCCGGGGTGAATGCATGTACAGACAGGCCTGATTGACAGCATAGGCGATGTCGGGACGTGTCAAAGTCAGGTATTGTAGCGCACCCGTAATGCTGCGGTAGAACATCGCGTCCGTCGCTGGTTCACCGTCATGGGCAGAAATCTTCTGCTTGGCGTCAACCGGCGTGGCAGCAGTCTTGCAGTTGGCCATGCCTGCGCGATCGAGGATGTCCTCCGTGTACTGAGCCTGTGTGAGGAAGAATCCGTTATTATCTCGACGAACTTGGACGCCGAGGAAGAACCGGAGCGCGCCAAGATCTTTGATGGCGAACTCGCGACAGAGTTCCTTGATGATGCGTTGCAGCAGTGGTGTTGTAGACGCCGTCAAGATGATGTCGTCGACATAGACGAGGAGATACGCCAGGCCGTCGCCGCAGCTGTAGACGAACAGCGACGAGTCCGAGCCGGTGGGGACGAAGCCGATGGATCAAAGATGCGCACCTAGGCGCTGAAACCACGCCCGCGGTGCCTGCTTGAGTCCGTAGAGGGACTTGACGAGGAGGCAGACATGATCGGGCCGAGTCTCGTCGACGAAGCCCGCCGGCTGGTAACAGTAAACGCGTTCCGCCAGGTCGCCATGGAGGAACGCGTTCTTGACGTCGAGCTGGTTTACTGGCCATCGGCGCGACGCAGCAAGATGGAGCACCGTGCGGATGGACGTCGGCTTGACCACCGGGGAGAAGGTTTGATGAAAATCAACCCCCGGTCGTTGCGAGAATCCGCGTACAACCCACCGTGCCTTGCGCCGCTCCAGCGTTCCGTCGGGATGGAGCTTGTTCTTGAAGAGCCATTTGCCGGTGATCACATTGGCATGTGGCGGTCGTGGAACAAGTGACCAAGTTCCGTTGGCCTGCAGCGCATTGAACTCATCTTGCATCGCCGCACGCCATTCCGGGTCGCTTAGGGCCACACGAACAGAAGGCGGAGGAGATGGCGGTGACGGGTTCACGGCGACATTTGCATACTTCGGGTTGGGCACGCGGATGCCGTCACGTGCTCGGGTGACCATGTGGTGTCGAGTGGGCGCCGCGGGTGCTGGCGTCGTGGACGGCGTTGCGGACTCTACAGGCGTTGGAGTTGGTCCCGTTGCTGGAGGACACGTACGTGAGGATGACAGGGACGTGACTGTGGATATTGAGAAGAACGATGGTGGAGGCCGGGGGAGGGACGGGTTCGGCAAGCTTGGTGAAGGGGTTGGTGCCGACGGAGGAGACCGAACCAGTGGGACTCACCATGGCCGAGAGCAGcggaaggaggagaagggatCAAAAGAAGGCTGATACCATGTTAGAGTGATGAAAATGGGAGAGAATCACCGCACCTTCCATTGCACTGAGTGGAGGTTAATATACAACAACCGGAGCCCTCCCACTGAGAGCCGATCCTACAATCAACACGTACTCCTCCAGCAACGGGACCGACTCCAACGCTTGTAGAGTCCGCAACGCCGTCCACGACGCTAGCACCCGCGGCGCCCACTCGACACCACATGGTCACCCGAGCATGTGACGGCATCCGCGTGCCCAACCCGAAGTATGCAAATGTCGCCGTGAACCCGTCACCGCCATCTCCTCTGCCTTCTGTTCGTGCGGCCCTAAGCGACCCGGAATGGCGTGCGGCGATGCAAGATGAGTTCAATGCGCTGCAGGCCAACGGAACTTGGTCACTTGTTCCACGACCGCCACATGCCAATGTGATCACCGGCAAATGGCTCTTCAAGAACAAGCTCCATCCCGACGGAACGCTGGAGCGGCGCAAGGCACGGTGGGTTGTACGCGGATTCTCGCAACGACCGGGGGTTGATTTTCATCAAACCTTCTCCCCGGTGGTCAAGCCGACGTCCATCCGCACGGTGCTCCATCTTGCCGACTGTGGATATTGACGGGTTCGGCAGGCTCGGCGAAGGGGTTGGTGCCGACGGAGGAGACCGAACCAGTGGGACTCACCATGGCCGAGAGCAGcggaaggaggagaagggatCAAAAGAAGGCTGATACCATGTTAGAGTGATGAAAATGGGAGAGAATCACCGCACCTTCCATTGCACTGAGTGGAGGTTAATATACAACAACCGGAGCCCTCCCACTGAGAGCCGATCCTACAAACCAGGCGACGTGGGAGAGCAGCCGGGTCAGCGACGGTTACAACGGATAGGAATGAACTCTGAAGAAGCTATCCTATGCTAAGTCGCTAACAATCTTCATGTTTTTTCTTTGGCAATCTTGAAAAGGATATATAGAAGATAGGCCAAAAGTACCTGCATTGCTTCAGGAAAGTGAAAAGCAGCCTCATCAAAGCAACCAACAGAATGTGCATATTGTCCCCTCAATATTTCAATGGTTTTTTCAGAACCTTGGAGAATTGTTGGGAAACGAGTAAACCGGTTTTTCATCTGTGTTAAAGCCTACAAAAAGGTGGCCAATTGAAAGGAAAAGGGTTAGCTAACAACCAGAAGATCATTAGGCCAACTGTGAGCTATCACGCTGAATAAAATCTGATTACATCAAA
Coding sequences:
- the LOC133917796 gene encoding uncharacterized mitochondrial protein AtMg00820-like, encoding MVTRACDGIRVPNPKYANVAVNPSPPSPLPSVRAALSDPEWRAAMQDEFNALQANGTWSLVPRPPHANVITGKWLFKNKLHPDGTLERRKARWVVRGFSQRPGVDFHQTFSPVVKPTSIRTVLHLADCGY